The Synechococcus sp. MVIR-18-1 region GGAAGTCACCATCGGATCGCCCCACCGCTGAAGGTACGCAGTCGTAGCTCGAAGGGGCTAAGGCTTGACCGCGCAGAAGACTCCCAAGGGTGCGAGCTGTGAGTTTCACCTGCTGCCAGGGATTCATCATCACCACTTTTTTGTACAGATAGCTGTCGAAGGTCAGCTTCTGGACATCTTGGTCATCGCACATTTCGACGAATGCTTCACGGGCAGCATCGGTGCGATAAAAGATCCGTTGAAGAATATCGAGCACGATGTACGTTGCTCCGTACTTGCGGTCCCAACGTTTCAGGTAGGTGTTCTTGATCTCCTTTTCAGTAGGCATTTGGGTGCCGTTTTTGGAGATTTCCACGATCGCTTCCGCACACATGCGACCACTTTTTGCGGCGAAGTAGATGCCTTCACCGGAACTTTTGGTCACGTAGCCAGCTGCATCTCCAACCAACGCCATGCGACCCACCACTCGGCGAGGACGGGGATGCTCTGGGATCGGATGCGCTTCCACCTTGATGACTTCGCCCTTGAACAGGCGCTTACGGGCGCGTTCGCGAATGCCTTTTTGAAGACCTTTAATCAGGGACTGATTTTCTTGCATGGTCCCTGTGCCCACGGCGACGTGGTCGTATTTAGGGAACACCCAGGCATAGAAGTCAGGTGAGACATCTGTTCCTACGTACATCTCGGCGAGATCTTCGTAGTAGGCCATTTCTTCTGCTGGCAGCTTGATGCGCTCTTGGAAGGCAATCGCCACTTTGTAATCACCGGCATCCATCGCTTTCGCGACGCGGGAGTTAGCTCCATCGGCGCCAATGATTAAATCCACATCCAGGCTTTTCATCTCGCCGGTGGGACCGCCTGCGCTGTAGTCGGCGTAGTGAATGGTGTAAGGACCTTGGCGTTTGTCACCTGTGTCGATCTTTTGCACCAACCCATTGATCAGAGTGGTGCCTAAGTCGGCAGCGCGATTGCGCAGGAAAGAGTCGAACACCTCGCGTCGACACATACCTATATAGGCATTGTCGTCGTAACCGAGTGGGTCCAACTTGATATCAACCTCCCGATTGGAGGGTGAAATCATCTTCATGTTCCGAACTTTGCGGTCGATGATCGAATCCGGAAGATCGAATTCCTCAACCATGCAAAGCGGAATCGCTCCCCCGCAAGGCTTGGCGTTATCGAGTTTTCTCTCGAATAACCAAGTCTTGATGCCGGCCCGTGCAAGCACTTCTGCGGCACAGGATCCGCTCGGTCCACCACCGACAACGGCAACTCTCAGCATCTCAGCAAACTCCGCCGGGTCATTGATTTCAAACTAATCACGCATCTTGAAAAGGGCTACTAGGCCCTAGCCGACCCCCTTACGATTGAAACAACACTGCATGATTCCTCTGGGAAGGGTCGCCGCCACTCGCCGAAGCACCCGGGATGACATTCCTGTCGCCCGACGCTCGAAACCTGCTCCTCGCAAGCGTGGCAGCGGGTTTGGTGTGTTTTTCGCGTGTCTCTTTGTGGGTGGAGGCAGTTTGGCTGCTGTTTGGTTTGGCCCTGGATTGCTGGCAAGTCGTTCTTTTTTGTTTCCATCGGCTCCAGTTCCAGTGGTGGATGGGATTGAAGCGCCGCCAGATCAAGACGGTCGTCTGCTTGGACACTTTCCTTATGAGGAGGCGATTGTCAGCCAACTTGTGCCCGTTGAGGCAGGAATTGAGCTGCATCAAGATGCAGCACTCGCACTGGACTCGATGCGCCGTGCCGCAGCCTCAGATGGAATCGATCTGAGGCTGATCAGTGGCTATCGCTCTCATAACTTGCAGCAGGGGATTTTTTTTGATGTGAAATCAGAAAGAAATCAAACGGCCGAAGAACGGGCCAAGGTTTCTGCTCCGCCCGGCTATTCCGAACACAGCACTGGCTATGCGATTGATCTTGGTGATGGCAGTCGCCCAGATACCAATCTTTCGGTTTCCTTTGAAACGACTCCGGCATTTCGTTGGTTGCAGGATTACGCCGCCAGCTATCACTTCACGCTGTCTTTTCCAGAAGTGAACCCTCAAGGTGTGAGCTATGAGCCATGGCATTGGCGTTTTGAAGGGTCAGCCGATGCATTGCGTCAATTTGAACCGGCACGTCAGCTAGCTCTTGGACGTTGAACACATCATCTTTCCCAGCGTTGCTTTCCCCAGCTCCAAGAGCGTTCCCTTGCCATGCCCTTAGAGGTGTTTGTGCGAGGGGCCTTATGCGTGGCCTATTCCTATCAGTGCCTCAGCAGTGATCCGAAATGGCAAAGCACCTGTCTGTGTCGATCAGAACATGTGGTGACTCCGCTGGATCTGGGGCTTCAGCCCGTTTTGGCTGATGGAGAGCGCGGTAACACCATGAGTCAGGCCGTTTTGGAGATAACCCGGGATCACGGTTTAGGTCGTGAGCGTTTGGGCGGTACGGGCTGGTCTCTTGCGCTTGTGACGTCTCGTTGAATCTTGCGAATCCGCTGAGCTTGCTTTGGTTCCTCGAGTTCTGGGGGCTCGATCGTCTAACAGCCAGTTGTGATTTGAATCTCAGCTAATTGCTTGACTTGGTGGAGGATTCTCCACCGGAACGGATCGAGGTTTTGTGGAGCACCCGCTGAAAACAGATCATGGCTGTCGCAATACTCTCTTCAACGGCAAGCCATAAACAGGAGTCGAGGATCTATGTGCCCTGCTTCATGCGGGAATCAAACGCTATTGCCTGAATCTTTTCGATGAAGACGCCTAGGCAACTCGACTCAGGATTCAGCCTTAGAGCGATGCTCTTTTGGGTCACCCCCTCTCAGCGGACGTATGGAAGAGGGAGCAAATCGATCAAGGGCTTGGCGTTACGCGTGGCAGTTTGCGCATCGGAAGCGAAAATCAAGCGTTACAAGTCTCACTTTGAGATAGCATGTCGCGGCTGCGCCTGCTGGCGTTCCCAAGTTTCCCTTATAACGTTACGGACCTCATGAGCGCCCAGAATAAGGCGATTCGCAACATAGCGATCATCGCCCATGTGGATCATGGCAAAACCACTCTTGTGGATGCTCTGCTCAGCCAGTCCGGAATCTTTCGCGACAACGAGGCCGTTCCAACCTGCGTTCTTGACTCCAATGATTTAGAGCGGGAACGCGGAATCACCATCCTTTCGAAGAACACGGCGGTTACTTATAACGACACGAGAATCAACATCGTTGATACGCCTGGTCACGCTGATTTTGGCGGAGAAGTTGAGCGTGTGCTCGGCATGGTGGACGGATGTTTGCTGATCGTTGATGCCAATGAGGGGCCCATGCCCCAAACCCGCTTTGTCCTCAAAAAAGCCCTCGAACAGGGCTTGAGGCCGATTGTGTTCGTTAACAAGATTGACCGTGCGCGTGTTGATCCAGAAACGGCTGTAGATAAAGTTCTTGACCTTTTTATAGAGCTTGGTGCTGATGACGATCAGTGTGATTTCCCTTACTTGTTTGGTAGTGGTTTAGGCGGTTTCGCGAAGCCCGACATGAAAACAGAGAGCGACAACGTGCGTCCTCTGTTTGATGCGATTTTGCGTCATGTACCACCCCCTGTTGGTGATCCTGAAAAGCCACTTCAGCTTCAAATTACTACCCTTGATTACTCAGATTTTCTTGGACGAATCATTATTGGACGCGTTCATAATGGTGTGATCAGGCAGGGTCAAAAAGCATCTCTTATTAAGGATGACGGCAGCATAAAAAGAGGACGTATTAGTAAGCTTTTGGGCTTTGAAGGTCTGCAAAGAGTTGATATCGAAGAAGCATCTGCTGGCGATCTTGTTGCAGTTGCTGGTTTCGATGATGTCAATATCGGCGAAACGATTGCATGCCCGGATGAACCAAAAGCGTTACCCCTGATTAAAGTTGATGAGCCCACGCTTCAGATGACATTTGTGGTCAATGATTCTCCTTTTGCAGGAAAAGAAGGCAAGTTTGTCACCAGTCGTCAGCTTCGTGATCGCCTGCAGCGTGAATTGCTCACGAATGTCGCTTTACGAGTTGAAGATACAGATTCTCCTGATCGTTTCTCTGTATGTGGTCGTGGTGAACTTCACCTCGGAATTTTGATTGAGACGATGCGCCGTGAGGGATTTGAATTTCAGGTGTCTCAGCCCCAGGTGATTTTCCGGACGATTGATGGCACACCTTGTGAGCCTGTGGAAACACTGGTGATGGACGTTCCTGAAGCTGCTGTTGGTAGCTGTATTGAAAAATTGGGAACGCGTAAGGGTGAGATGCAAAATATGGAAACCGGCGCTGACAACCGCACGCAGCTTGAATTTGTTGTTCCGTCTAGGGGACTCATTGGTTTCCGCGGTGAATTCATTCGCGCTACGCGCGGTGAAGGAATCATGAGCCATTCATTTTTTGAATATCGTCCGATGCAGGGTGATTTTGATAACAGAAGGAATGGAGTTTTGATTGCTTTTGAAGAAGGCACAGCTACTTTTTATGCTCTAAAAGGAGCTGAAGATCGTGGGCAATTCTTCATTACTCCAGGCACAAAAGTTTATAAGGGAATGATTATTGGTGAGAACACGCGTCAGCAAGATATGGAAATTAATATCTGCAAAGCCAAGCAAGTAACGAATATTCGCTCTGCTGGCGCTGATGTTTTGGATTCGCTTCAGTCACCGATTCAGATGACTTTAGAGCGTGCCTTGGAATATATCGGACCTGATGAAATGCTGGAGGTCACTCCTGAATCGATGCGGTTAAGAAAATTACCTGCCAAAAAAATGGCTAAGCGTTGAGCGTTCACGACGATCCCCGATTTCAGCAGGCCGTCGATTTCTTCAATCGACGCGCCTGGTATGAAGCTCACGATGCTTTTGAGGATATTTGGCATGAAACGGCTGGAGCCGATCGGAGATTGTTACAGGGAATACTCCAAATTGCAGTTGCTCATGTTCACTTAGAACGAGGCAATCTTAGAGGTGCAACAATCTTGTTGGGCGAAGGTGTAGGTCGACTTTCTTCTGCAAAATCAGGAGATCTTGGGCTCGATTTGCCTTTCGTTCGAGAGCAGGCTCGTTTGAGACTGGAAGCGCTTCAACGAGAGACCGATCCTGTCGCACTTCCAGTTCCTGAGTTACGTGTGCACTCTTAGCTGTCCAGGTACATTGCCTGGGATAATTAGTTTGATCTGTTTTTTTTCCATCCCTTAGACCTGTAATGATCACTTGGATTGCCAAACTCTCTTCCGTTGCTGCCTTCTTGGTTTTTGCTGGTTCTATGCTTCCGATGCATGCCCAGCAAGAAGCAGGGGAAGATAATTTGATCACGATTGAATCGGATACGCAAAGTGCAGACAACATCACCGGTGTGGTGACCGCCGTCGGTAATGTTCGGATCGTTTATCCGTCTCGGGGAACGGTCGCGACGTCTCGTCAGGCGCAGTATTTCAGCCGGGAGTCGATCCTTGTTTTAAGCGGAGATGTGGATGTGGTGCAAGACGATGGAAACAGTATTCGTGCTGAGCGCGTGACCTACAACCTTGATGAGGAACGAGCTCTGGCGAACCCAATTCCAGGTCAGCAAGTTCAGTCCATTCTGTTGTTAAAACAGAGTCCTGATGGTCAGACTCCCTTAACGCCATGAGCTTGAGTCTTGATCAGGTCACTTTGACTCTCGGTGGCAGGCCCTTGGTACGCTCCCTATCTCTCACCTTGAAGCCAGGTGAAGTGATTGGTTTGCTTGGACCCAATGGGGCGGGCAAAACCACCAGCTTTAATTTAGTGATTGGGTTGTTACGTCCTGATCGGGGTCAAGTTCTTCTAGATGGGCATCCCGTTGCTGACCTGTCGATGCCTCAAAGGGCGCGTCTTGGAATTGGCTACTTACCGCAGGAACCCAGCGTCTTTCGCCAATTGACGGTTCAAGAAAATCTGGAACTTGTGTTAGTTCAAAGCGGACTTTCCAAGGTTGATAGTCATCAACGTTTGCATCAATTAATCGAGGATTTCCATCTCGAGCCCTTTATCCATCGTTGTGGCTACCAACTCTCGGGTGGTGAACGTCGGCGTTGCGAAGTGGCCCGAGCTCTTGCCGTTGGTTTAGAAGGTCCTCGCTACCTCCTTCTCGATGAGCCTTTCGCCGGGGTAGATCCATTGGCTGTGGCCGATCTTCAGCA contains the following coding sequences:
- the chlP gene encoding geranylgeranyl reductase, whose protein sequence is MLRVAVVGGGPSGSCAAEVLARAGIKTWLFERKLDNAKPCGGAIPLCMVEEFDLPDSIIDRKVRNMKMISPSNREVDIKLDPLGYDDNAYIGMCRREVFDSFLRNRAADLGTTLINGLVQKIDTGDKRQGPYTIHYADYSAGGPTGEMKSLDVDLIIGADGANSRVAKAMDAGDYKVAIAFQERIKLPAEEMAYYEDLAEMYVGTDVSPDFYAWVFPKYDHVAVGTGTMQENQSLIKGLQKGIRERARKRLFKGEVIKVEAHPIPEHPRPRRVVGRMALVGDAAGYVTKSSGEGIYFAAKSGRMCAEAIVEISKNGTQMPTEKEIKNTYLKRWDRKYGATYIVLDILQRIFYRTDAAREAFVEMCDDQDVQKLTFDSYLYKKVVMMNPWQQVKLTARTLGSLLRGQALAPSSYDCVPSAVGRSDGDFLADEAAQAIKAQTSGHAVKKGEAEIEEERSKVTAS
- a CDS encoding M15 family metallopeptidase — protein: MIPLGRVAATRRSTRDDIPVARRSKPAPRKRGSGFGVFFACLFVGGGSLAAVWFGPGLLASRSFLFPSAPVPVVDGIEAPPDQDGRLLGHFPYEEAIVSQLVPVEAGIELHQDAALALDSMRRAAASDGIDLRLISGYRSHNLQQGIFFDVKSERNQTAEERAKVSAPPGYSEHSTGYAIDLGDGSRPDTNLSVSFETTPAFRWLQDYAASYHFTLSFPEVNPQGVSYEPWHWRFEGSADALRQFEPARQLALGR
- a CDS encoding U32 family peptidase, with the translated sequence MPLEVFVRGALCVAYSYQCLSSDPKWQSTCLCRSEHVVTPLDLGLQPVLADGERGNTMSQAVLEITRDHGLGRERLGGTGWSLALVTSR
- the typA gene encoding translational GTPase TypA, which encodes MSAQNKAIRNIAIIAHVDHGKTTLVDALLSQSGIFRDNEAVPTCVLDSNDLERERGITILSKNTAVTYNDTRINIVDTPGHADFGGEVERVLGMVDGCLLIVDANEGPMPQTRFVLKKALEQGLRPIVFVNKIDRARVDPETAVDKVLDLFIELGADDDQCDFPYLFGSGLGGFAKPDMKTESDNVRPLFDAILRHVPPPVGDPEKPLQLQITTLDYSDFLGRIIIGRVHNGVIRQGQKASLIKDDGSIKRGRISKLLGFEGLQRVDIEEASAGDLVAVAGFDDVNIGETIACPDEPKALPLIKVDEPTLQMTFVVNDSPFAGKEGKFVTSRQLRDRLQRELLTNVALRVEDTDSPDRFSVCGRGELHLGILIETMRREGFEFQVSQPQVIFRTIDGTPCEPVETLVMDVPEAAVGSCIEKLGTRKGEMQNMETGADNRTQLEFVVPSRGLIGFRGEFIRATRGEGIMSHSFFEYRPMQGDFDNRRNGVLIAFEEGTATFYALKGAEDRGQFFITPGTKVYKGMIIGENTRQQDMEINICKAKQVTNIRSAGADVLDSLQSPIQMTLERALEYIGPDEMLEVTPESMRLRKLPAKKMAKR
- a CDS encoding DUF309 domain-containing protein — its product is MSVHDDPRFQQAVDFFNRRAWYEAHDAFEDIWHETAGADRRLLQGILQIAVAHVHLERGNLRGATILLGEGVGRLSSAKSGDLGLDLPFVREQARLRLEALQRETDPVALPVPELRVHS
- a CDS encoding LptA/OstA family protein → MITWIAKLSSVAAFLVFAGSMLPMHAQQEAGEDNLITIESDTQSADNITGVVTAVGNVRIVYPSRGTVATSRQAQYFSRESILVLSGDVDVVQDDGNSIRAERVTYNLDEERALANPIPGQQVQSILLLKQSPDGQTPLTP
- the lptB gene encoding LPS export ABC transporter ATP-binding protein — protein: MSLSLDQVTLTLGGRPLVRSLSLTLKPGEVIGLLGPNGAGKTTSFNLVIGLLRPDRGQVLLDGHPVADLSMPQRARLGIGYLPQEPSVFRQLTVQENLELVLVQSGLSKVDSHQRLHQLIEDFHLEPFIHRCGYQLSGGERRRCEVARALAVGLEGPRYLLLDEPFAGVDPLAVADLQQMIHGLRQRGMGILITDHNVRETLAITDRAYILTDGSILASGRSDEVANDPLVRRHYLGEGFQL